The region TGATCATGACCCAGCAAGATAGCCATAGCTATattaaccactaaaccaaatgCAGAAACCACGAACATGAGAAAGCCTTGAACTTCCCCTGTATCATGGATAAGTCTAGCTATGGCTTCATAAACAAGGATGCCAGCTAGAAGCCATATCATCTGGATGGAAACAAGGGCACCAAGAATTTCAATCCTGAAGAATCCATATGTTTGACGAGGAGTTGCCTCCCACCCTGATGCCCAGAGAGAAAACAAGGAAATTGCAAATGCTGCAACATCTGACAAGAGATGAGCTGCATCAGTTAAGATTGCAAGACTGTTGGCTTTAATTCCTCCGGCTACTTCAACACTCATAAAGACAATGCACAGCACTACTGCTGTTAACAATTTCCGCATAGAGGCTGCACGTTCGTTTGCATCTTTAGAAATGGTTTGAGCATCAGAAAACCCACATGCTGCGCCTCCACAAATCGTACTTCCACCTAGGCTTGTCTCTGCAGCTGGCACATCTCCACGTATTTCAATTATCTGCCCTTGTTCAGAATTTTGCACTTCCATCTGAAAACTGTATAAACAACGagttgagaaatttatttattcacaaACTGtagaacaaaaaaacaaaatgagGTCAAGTCAACAATGTTATCAAGATTAGAAGGACTTGTATCAACAAAAAAACAGCTTATTTTCAATATCTCTCATCAACCCCGGCATTTCTCTTAGCCTTCTCCTTTGCCTCTCTTTCTCATCATATGGTGCCTTTACCTAATAAAAATTTCACCATGTTACCAACTTCTCAACCAAAATCTGCCAATAAACCATAGATATCTTCAATCCTTTATTATGATTCGCAAGTGGTTTTAACGTATGAATTTCCAACACGCATCTCAAAACAATTTATCTAAAAAAGTGGAAAAAATTTGCAATCCAGAACTACTGACATCCTTATCAGCATCAAGTCATAGTAAATACAAAAGTAGGCAGGGAAAATAGCAGAGAGACCACGATAGGAGAGTGGCATGTAGCAATGCAGGATAACTTTTTTCTTGGAGATTATTTTTAACGACAGTGGCCTCCGTGCTTATTTTCCTTTAAAAGTATCCGATTCGATACACATTGCATTGATATTTCTCCTTTCACTTAAAAAGGACagcgatatatatatatttagccttAAAACTCTAATActaaaacaggggacacacaaaAGACGAGGAATGAAAGGTTTTCTTTATGTCCAAGATTCATGAAGACTAAAGAATCAAATACAAACTTAGGAGCAAATATCACAATTGCAGCCCATGTATTGGATCAGGAAAAGCGTCACAcgttttaatatgtatatacatatatattgataCATGTATACAAGATTGTATCAGTTTTAAATCTAGagtcaaaaaaaaaaggaaattccAAAGGTGGTTATTCAGAATCATTTTCAACGAATAAACGGACTTAAAGGAATTAGTggagtaataaaataaaagaaatagaattacCTTCTGTAGTGGCTCTTCGTTCTCGCTTTTGATTACTCCAGCCTTCTCCGAAGAATAAATCCCAATTTCTTTTGCATATTACAGAGGTATGATAATGATgagaataaaaaataagaaaccagcaaaaaaataaattatacaattaaataTTGGTGTTGTAAGAGAAACCCAATTTCTGGAGAtttagaaaaacttttaaaaagtatatatttttcttatttctcagGATCTGGGAAAAGCAGAgaaagagaaggaaagaaaaccCAGATTCCAGACATATTGAATGGGATAAGaacaaactttgaaaaagaataaataagaaaGAACGGAAAAAAGCACCTTTACTTGAAGTAATGGTGGCTCCACCAGATTGAGAGGTTTGATGCAGTAAAAGCAAGAGCATATATTCATACAAATCGAAAGATTGAAGGTAGAGTTTGGAATGGGAGTGGGTGGGTATAAATCTTAAGTTAAGCTAAGCTTAAATTTAAGaacagaaaaaatataaaaatttccttCATTTTCCACCCTAGGATTTCGACTGACGATTCAATCCTTTTCCATCCTTTTTCTCCAAGTCCTTTTTGGTAATATaaagtgaaaaataataataataataataataataaactaccTCTTAGATATTAAAGTAAGAGTAAATTTTTATTCtgatcacttaattaaaaaaaattataatttagttattaaattatttgaaagtttttatttaagttattagatTGTTAAAATTAATGCTATATGGTTTTCTTTATTCGCATTGTCTACACTAATCAAAAGacttttttccttctcttctacagttcagtttttttttcataaaacaacttttgATGTCACAAGTCtacaaaccaaaattcaaacaattttcttCTCCAAACTCCGACATTGACCTTTAGATCAACTTAGATCTAAGATATGTTCTTTTACTCATTGATGGGTACCAATCCACCAAACTGATTGTCGAATCGTCACTTGGAATTTAtagttaaaacttaaaaaaaaaaaacttaacaacctagtattttaaataaaaattttgaatagtttattgatttaaataaaaacttttgaatagtttaatagcttaaattgaaaatttttaaataactcAATagccaaattataatttttttaaattaaataaccgaaaataaaaaaaatacccgGTTAATGATGGAAAAAACTTGGATTTGAATTCACTTTTAAATTAGGCTTTTAGCCACCAAACTATAACATTTTCTTCATTTAAGTAGTTAACacttttttttggttaaaaataataCCTAAATTAGCAATTTGGTGTTCTTTTTTTATTGATTGATatcatattttgatataaaaatatatatacttaaatgaaAAATACGATATAATTTGAAGGAAAAGTATTCAAGCTCACGGTTTGATAAAATTTACACATATCTCTACGTTTTGGAAAATAACCATTAACCTCTTTAGGGCTTGGTAAAAATCTACTAACCCTCTCTGTTattgttctatttatttttgttatttttaattttgatatttaatattttctatttaaaataataaaaatctaattaattataaaatgtatttattattaaattaaattataaattgtattatactcttttaatttttgtttttagtagtttttttatagttaatatttaaatcttaatttatttataataactaCCGGACAATAGTCAATTTCTCAACTTTATGGGATTTTCGATAATGTTTATAATATATTAGTATGGTTCAACCATGCTTCGTGttgggttaattatttatttgtgccaaattataaagtaaaaatctGAAGATTAAAATATACTCTAAGTAAGATTTGTAAAACCAACCAGTGGTTGAACTAGTCAGGCCACTGGTTCATACagttttgattaaataaatcattaaaaattcgtaaaaataattttaaaaaattgattcaacTAGTACGAACTGATTCACAGGTCAACCAATCCGATGCCTCTCACTAGACTGACATCCCAGTCAATTCTCGGTCAAGTATGGTTCAAACAATCATTACTCTAAGTCTTCTATATACTTCatacatttagaatttagtcttactacctttattttcaagaatttaatcactctactttttttatttaaaaatatgctTTCACAttatatataacatgcaacattttaataaaaaagttaacgatattaactattttaattaattaataatattatataaatatagagaccaaattatattagaaaataaagtataagaattaaatattaaatttaagcataatagagagaccaaaactaaaatttaaccatttatttataatgtaaaaaaaaagaacattttGAACCACGTGTCTGTGTATTAGTAGTcatccaactattagtaaattgttttttttttgtcatccaactatgaaaagttacaaaatggtaagtcttttttagtcacccaagtatcttggattttttggtgttttcatttttatgttagtcagctagtgaccaaaaaagacaatattgaatagttgagtgaccattttgtaactttttatagttttgtaaccattttgtaatttttcatagttaggtgaccaaaaaagaaatttacttatAATTGAGTGACTACTAGTGTAGTTTCCCATAGAGTTATATAGATATACATGTCATCCATTCAAAATGGTAacttaactattcaattttttctttttttaattatctaactatcttggatttttggatgttttcatttttatgacCAAAAAAGGCAAATTTAAATAGTTGagtaactattttgtaacttttcataatttaatgaccaaaaaagaaatttactaataattagtgactattttataaattttcataattaaatagcCAAAAAATGTTTTACTAATAATTGAGAAAGTGTAGCTTACCCATAGagttatataaatatacatataatcaattcaaattttattgtgACGTTGATACGTTTTCTTTTAAGATTTCTTGCATTTTCTATTTtaccatttatcatgtaattgaaaatttttataaataacaaataaatgctAGATATAATGGTAAGATATTGTATTGTCAAGAGAAGATTTGGATTCAAATTTTGGAGACAATATTATTAAAAAGCATAAATATAAACTCTAAAAGattaatattcataaattttttaaaaattttaaatcaatataaaatctaattcgataaaaattttcaagtgaaaagtttttaaaattagaaattcaaattttaaagggAAAAATTCAATGTAAAACCAAAtcttttccatgtttatttaatcattctaacttttatttacaaaaaaaaaatgatacattccgatataaaatgaaataatataggTGAAAGTATCATAAAACCCCTTGAATTGAgtgtttaattatatatttttttctttactcaaaaattagataaaataataattaaaaattccaaatttaaaaaatcaacgTAAGACCGAATCTTttccatatttatttttcataacttacatttaaaataaaagggTAGAATGATGCATGCCaatataaaatgaaaatgtaGCTAAAAacatcataaatatttttgtattaagAATTGAATTGCATTTTTCCCTCCTTATTCATACAATAggcaaaataattttgaaaattccaATTTTAAAAGGGAAAAAGGTAATTTAATAGAAaaccttttccatttttatttcctCTAATTtctatttacaaaaaataaagaagGTAAAATGACATATTCTGATATAAAATGAACCAGTGGTAAGTAAAGGTATTATAGAGACCATTATATTAGGAGCCGGATTGTATTTCATTTCTTAGATTAAAAAAGtggataaataatttatgtgggttagattaaagagtaaactgatatttttgttgaaaattttattgatttataatgtTAAAAACTAACTTATCAATGTACTTTAATATGAGGTATATAGTACGTCATATATAACTATTTAATTATTCCGTCATTaatatcaatttttaacaataaaaataaagaaaacaaaacatagGCAATGTAGGGTTAGAATAGAAATATAAAAGATGATTATCAAGAGAAgataaaatgagaaaattgaaaGTGGTGGCTGCCCTGCAAAGTCCAAAGTGACGCCCATCACTCGCACTCCCTCCtgctccttttctttttccacaTCTCCCACGCGTCTATTGCTCCTCTTTACCTTGCACATTGCTTCTATTTACACATGTTTAGATAATAATGGATTTCATTCGATTCAGTATAATATCAAAATCCATAGGGCAGTTAAAATGCTAATTCCAGCGTCCAACATGTTTGAAAAGATAATGGTGGAAATGTAAAAGGAATTACAAGTTTCACACCTACAAACTGAGGTATGGTGATTTATGTATTGGTTGTTTTAAGATACACGTAATAGATCTGGTTGGATTTTGTTTGTTTCGGCCTAGAGACAAGCTCCCCCAAATTGGGCATCAACATCTGGAAAAGATTAACCAACACCACACTCCTTCCCCCCAAAATAGCAAAATTGTATCAATAAAACAATAGATTTTCAATATGAATGTAAATCCCTCAGAAATCTAGCTCAAGGAATGATGACATATAACATCACTGCTATTATAGAAAATGTTTCTGTGCAGTGACTTCAATGTCAAAGAActcaaatgttttaattattttatcccCCCATGACTGATTTCAATTTGCAGATCATAAACAGTCACTATTGTTCTACCAATTGTATTATCTATGAATGAATACCATCACTATTTGACTTCCCAAGATACTCCACCTCCGCAATCATACTTACCACCTTCCTATACATGTTTAAGTTTCCACACCATTCATAATAACCTCCTCAATCAGAAAAATTGACAACAAGAGCTTAAATTCAAGCATGACACAATGCTAAATTAGAAAACATGGAATCACCCCTCATATCAAACAAGAAGTTTGATAATTCATTAGTGAGTGGTGCCAAAAAAGTATACCTACTgcccagggatttaaattgcggttgcGACTACGTTTTCGGTTGCATTACATTTATCGTGGTTGCGGACATAACGGATACTATTGCGGTTACTGTGGGTATCGCGAtcgagaattttttttaaaattcataaacttattgtaaaatataataattataattataattattattacttttaatgatttttagagcgttttctaacacttatgaacttttATTAATATGAGAACACAATTTTTATAATCattaatttttcttatatttatttacaaattttctaagaattttatattaactaataacaaagtaaaaaaaaggaaatattaaacattcatcatatttaataagtttgaaagtttttatagataaataattgaaaattcatacATGAGAGAGATCTTCAATATTTTTTAACAGCTTTGAAGATGCTGAAGATAACAAATCATTCCATGctgaaaaaggaaaagatgaatgtataaattctcattaattattcctatttcctaccacttattctcactctcattctactttcatatatagtttaacatgcttcgattcttaattatcttttcataaaatatattacattcatttatctaaagatatattttaaatgtcttaatatcattaaaattaaaaacattaacaaaagttttctttaaaaaaatacctTACAAATAGTGGTAGTGGTACGATTTAGTTTTCACCAATTAGTGGAATGATGAGGAGGATTAGATCCTTCACCTTCACTTTGAGAGCGTTCTTGACTTGATTCTCTTAGCCTTTGtccaaaaatatatccaaaaaaaGTAACATTTTCACCTTGGTTTTCATATAATTGATATGGAGGATATATTTGAGAAGGAGGATACATGAGAGGTGGAGGTGGGTGATACATTGGTGGTGGTGGATGCATTTGAGGCTAGTATGGCACACCATAATTAGGAAATGTTGGATAATAACCATATGGTTTTGGATAACCATGTGAAGGTTGAAAATATGGAGGTTGTTATGGTGGATAAAAACCTTAAGTGCTAGTAGATGAATCACTATACCCAAGGTTACTAGAATTCAATCTCCTACAAGATGAAGAGCCAATAGAAGTATGCTTCTTGTCTTTTCCTTTTGATGGAGCTTTAGGTTCACTTCTATCTCTTCTAGGTTCAGGAAACATATTTCCATCAAATTTTGATCTATCAGGGAAATGTCCACTAGTGGTACCAACCCCATATTCTCCTCTATACCGACTAGAAGACCTAATTTCACCTCTATCTCCACTAtatccatcatcatcatcaattggACTTAAACCACCACCATCGGGTCCATCACCATTCTAACTTGGAGTTGCACTAGAACTTGATTGAGACAAATTTTTTTCTTGAGATTGATCAACATTCATTTCATCATTAGAGGTATCCACAAGCAACACAGCGACATTTTCACCATCTAACAACAGATTCTCTTTCTCATGAAGCCATTCTGATAGTGGATCAACATCTTCAAAGATATGAAGGCTGATAGGATTAAAACTAGCTTTTATATCATCAATGCTCATTATTTTTTGATGCATTATCTGAAGCCTCATATTATAATAGGTAAACACTAGTTTCTTAAGTTTTTTATACTTCAACCTATTTCTTGCCTTGGTGTGAATATAACTAAATGTGCTCCAATTTCGTTCGCAATTTGATGCAGAAGTTATTTGACTAAGcactttaattgctaatttttgtaACTCAGGAACACATGTGCCGTATATTATCCACCACTCAActacataatattatttaaatttcaaaataactttgaaatgtacaatataattaaataatataaattagattaaataatttaattaactatttaccCGAATTCATTTGCTTCCAAGCTCTTTGGGCTTGTAGAGTACCGAATGTCTCATGTTTATCTCTAAATAGTAACAACtgcataaataaaagataaagtaaaaataaaaaaaattctatttcaaattatGTAACTAAGTTACAAATAATAGTACTTGAATCTAACCTGATTAACCATTCTGACTTGAGTATCAAGAGAAGgttctaatctttcaattactgATCTTGTACCTTCTAATGTTTCTATTAGTACATTCTCATAATGCTCCACTCCAAATTGAAATTGAGGATTGAGAAAATAACCTAAGcataatttataagaatatcatcaaataatattctaaagcttaaaataataaaatataaaaatagttcttaGTTATATGAAACATTTTATCTTACCAGCTGAATGTAAACTGAAATGCATAAAATTCCATGTATTGTCAATAATATTTTCGTACTCGGTGAAATATCGACAATCTTGTTGAATTGCTCATTTAGCTCTATCAACAACCTCATAAATAAAGTCCATTGTTGGTTTTTCATCACCATCCACAAGTCTCAATTCTTTTACTAGGGGCTTGTAAACTTTTATGAGGTCGTTGGcttttttccaaaaatcttttcccaaaacaattttttttggcTTCATAAGCAAGCTCTGACTTTTACTGTCCCCatttttgattctttaaattcctATATATTCATAAGAAAATTTAATTCACGCTTAGTGCACTTTGTGCAAAAGTGTTTTGGGATTCAAAGTTTAATTCATATacctaaaaatagaataaatttacgGACAAGAAAGTATAATCAGATTCCATAGAAACgagataaaaagaactaaatttacAGAAATTAGTGTGGTCACTATTAAGTAATctatgatgaaaataaaaaaataaggggGTTTAATTAGtctgaaagaaagaaaataaatttaaataagagAAAATAGAATGATGTGTTGGAAAATAATTATTGAgtgatgaatgataaattgatactcaaattaaacaattgtatctcttggtttaatattgtatttttttcataCAGTTGTATCTTTTGAAAAAATGTATCTATTggtttaatattgaatttttttcatttattgtcTCTATTCACTCATATCTATTAATTTTTCAACAAATCTCTTCATTCATTTCCTCTCCTCTATATAAAGTCAAGTTAGGAGATTTCAAAAACGTATCATCAAAAAactatcaatattttaaattccTTATAAATTCATTTCTCCTGGTAATAGAGAAAGGCAAGAGTGCTCAATTGATTATTGTTGTTGTGCTACTACTGTGATTGTTGGTTGTTGTATCTTGGGAGACAGACGTCCAACATTACTCAAAGCACAGAGGAGAGGTCGAatttgtcttaaggaaactgtttATATAGGCCTCAACAaaattcttcttctaatttttaaCTTTGTCCAATTACAAGTATTCTATTGTGTTACTGCTACTACattgtattgcattattatttttattgacatATTAATACTACATATGATATCAAATTTTCGTACAATCTTAAGACAGATTAATTGTTGTAGTTTTAATCTAAAGCGTACAGATTACCATCATAACTTATTTAAGATTGGTTTATACTTctgttttggattttaatttatttataaattctagTTCTTTATTCCGATTATAAAAAAATGTCTCACACGTCAAACAACTCATCCAATTTAAAGGCTGAGGCAATTGTCGTTGCTCAAGTTCAGGATGCAAGCCAAACGTTACCTGTGGCTATGAGTCACAATGAAAAGCCTGCGAAATTCACTAGAGAGAATTTTAAAACATGGCAACAGAAAATGTTGTTCTATTTGACCATGTTGAATATgacaaaatttttgaaggatGATCCTTCTATTTTTAGAGAAGATGAGGAAGATGCTATTACCGCCTTCAACATTGTCGAAGCACGGAACAACTTTGATTTCCTATGTCGTAACTATATTTTGAACAATTTATCTGATGAACTTTACGAAGTATACAGTATTAAGAAAATAACTAAGGAATTATGGGAATCGCTGGACCATAAATACAAAACTGAAGATGTTAGTGCTAATAAATTCTTAGTTGAAGTTCTTAAACTTTGTAATGGTTGATTCTAAAGCTGTTGTAAATCAGGTGCAGAAATTCCAACTGATCATTCATGGTATTCTCGTAGAAGGGATGGAGATAAGTGAATCCTTTTAGGTGGCAACCATTATTGAAAAACTTCCCCCTGTTTGGAATGACTTCAAGAACTATTTTAAGtataagagaaaagaaatgaCGGTGGAAGATCTGATTGTCAGACTTCGAATTGAAGAAGAAAATCGACGTGCGACTAAAAGGCTAAAAAAAGCAACCAATCCTAACATTACCAAAGTAAACGTAGTGGAAGTTAATAAGGACTCCAAGAAAAGAAAACATTCTCAGACTGGGTCTAGACTAGGACTAAAAGGCGGTGTTTTCAAGAAACCAAAATTCTAAGGAAAATACTTTAATTGTAATAAGATGGGGCACAAGTCATCTGGTTGTAGGCTTCTAAAAGGGTCAGAACAAACGATGCCAATGCTGTGGAAAATATTTCTAAAGAAGTATCTGATCTTAACCTTTACGCTGTGATTTCTAAAGCCAACTTGGTTGATTTAAATCAAGAGAATGGTGGCTTGATACTGGTGTCACACATCATATTTGCTGTGACAAGGACTCTTTTGTTGAGTTGGTTCCTTGTGAGAAATGGGAGAAAATCTATATGGGCAATGCTACAACTTCCAAGATTAAGGGGAAAGGCACTGTAATTTTGAAGTTTTGGCAAATAGTTGAAACTGTAAAATGTGTCGTATGTGCTCGACATATGCAAGAATCTTATCTCTGGTGTTTTCAGACTGGGTCTAGACTAGGACTAAAATGCGGTGTTTTCAAGAAACCAAAATTCTAAGGAAAATGCTTTAATTGTAATAAGATGGGGCACAAGTCATCTGGTTGTAGGCTTCTAAAAAGGGTCAGAACAAACGATGCCAATGCTGTGGAAAATATTTCTAAAGAAGTATCTGATCTTAACCTTTACGCTGTGATTTCTAAAGTCAACTTGGTTGATTTAAATCAAGAGAATGGTGGCTTGATACTGGTGTCACACATCATATTTGCTGTGACAAGGACTCTTTTGTTGAGTTGGTTCCTTGTGAGAAATGGGAGAAAATCTATATGGGCAATGCTACAACTTCCAAGATTAAGGGGAAAGGCACTGTAATTTTGAAGTTTTGGCAAATAGTTGAAACTGTAAAATGTGTCGTATGTGTTCGACATATGCAAGAATCTTATCTCTAGTGTTTTCAGACTGGGTCTAGACTAGGACTA is a window of Gossypium hirsutum isolate 1008001.06 chromosome D08, Gossypium_hirsutum_v2.1, whole genome shotgun sequence DNA encoding:
- the LOC107911830 gene encoding metal tolerance protein 1 isoform X1; its protein translation is MLLLLLHQTSQSGGATITSSKEIGIYSSEKAGVIKSENEEPLQKVKAPYDEKERQRRRLREMPGFQMEVQNSEQGQIIEIRGDVPAAETSLGGSTICGGAACGFSDAQTISKDANERAASMRKLLTAVVLCIVFMSVEVAGGIKANSLAILTDAAHLLSDVAAFAISLFSLWASGWEATPRQTYGFFRIEILGALVSIQMIWLLAGILVYEAIARLIHDTGEVQGFLMFVVSAFGLVVNIAMAILLGHDHGHHHGHGGNDHDHHGHSHSHDTEPHSHGFSITSHHHHHHHHHHHHHHGGNSKLHDEHHHAHEAEADHQVPLLKTYSDCEKNPESGASQKKERNINIQGAYLHVLGDSIQSVGVMIGGAIIWYKPEWKIIDLICTLIFSIIVLATTIRMLRNILEVLMESTPREIDATRLEKGLCEMDEVVAIHELHIWAITVGKVLLACHVLIKREANADMVLNKVIDYIRREYNISHVTIQIERQ